The Erigeron canadensis isolate Cc75 chromosome 4, C_canadensis_v1, whole genome shotgun sequence genome window below encodes:
- the LOC122597392 gene encoding 1-aminocyclopropane-1-carboxylate oxidase homolog 3-like — protein sequence MASITTEGNYDRIIEVKQFDESKIGVKGLVDSGVKTIPRFFHQPPENLPGPNLKDRPLMTIPVIDLSRERSTVVEEVKRYSSSLGFFQVINHSVPLPVIDNVVNDMKKFYEQPMEYKMQYYHRDAQKKGAAYYTNFDLYQSQGASWRDTFQVRLSPTEPEWDAVPGMCKAPLLDWDKAVVGLAKQLMSILSEGLGLKSDKLNEMLCYEHRLCASHYYPPCPEPELTIGIGSHTDPCVITLLVQNEIGNLLQVKCGEDWAYVEAVPGAIVINIGDLLQVLSNDEYKSVEHRVLANPTDGARVSVATFFNPTNVQMILGPFPELISAETPAAFKEFLFADYLGRFYTRELDGKTLVNFYRADNTKT from the exons ATGGCCTCAATTACAACAGAGGGTAACTATGATCGTATAATAGAAGTAAAACAATTTGATGAATCAAAAATCGGTGTAAAAGGATTAGTAGATTCGGGTGTTAAAACTATCCCACGCTTCTTCCATCAACCACCAGAGAATCTCCCTGGTCCAAATCTTAAGGACCGACCCTTGATGACCATACCAGTCATCGACTTGTCTAGAGAAAGGTCAACTGTCGTTGAAGAAGTAAAGCGATACTCTTCCTCACTCGGGTTTTTTCAGGTCATTAATCACAGTGTTCCATTACCAGTTATTGATAATGTGGTTAATGATATGAAGAAGTTTTATGAGCAACCTATGGAGTATAAAATGCAATATTACCATAGAGATGCACAGAAGAAAGGAGCAGCATATTATACCAATTTTGATTTGTATCAGTCTCAAGGTGCGAGCTGGAGGGACACATTTCAG GTGAGATTGTCACCCACAGAGCCAGAATGGGATGCAGTTCCTGGGATGTGTAAGGCACCACTGCTGGATTGGGACAAGGCAGTTGTGGGATTAGCAAAACAGCTGATGTCAATTTTATCTGAAGGTTTAGGATTAAAGAGTGACAAGTTGAATGAGATGTTGTGTTACGAGCACAGGTTATGTGCATCCCATTATTATCCCCCGTGTCCGGAGCCAGAGCTCACAATAGGTATAGGTTCACACACAGACCCATGTGTGATAACATTGCTGGTGCAGAATGAGATTGGCAATTTATTGCAAGTCAAGTGCGGTGAAGATTGGGCTTATGTTGAGGCAGTTCCTGGTGCCATTGTCATCAACATAGGTGACCTGCTTCAG GTATTATCTAATGATGAATACAAAAGTGTGGAGCATAGAGTATTGGCAAACCCTACTGATGGTGCACGTGTTTCTGTTGCTACTTTTTTCAATCCAACCAACGTACAGATGATACTAGGACCATTCCCGGAGCTAATATCTGCGGAGACACCGGCAGCTTTCAAGGAATTTTTGTTTGCAGACTACCTCGGAAGGTTTTACACAAGGGAGCTTGATGGAAAGACATTAGTCAATTTCTACAGAGCTGATAACACGAAAACTTGA
- the LOC122597972 gene encoding zinc finger protein VAR3, chloroplastic-like isoform X1, producing the protein MLKQLTKTLKSLPKNPKSISHIHTHNKPQISNPAIDFILDECENIQSSNPNINNYYPTRYPPKTEHPVENGSSDAQVSHRWPEWVLLMNKLMKFGYFDGVANPFRNNGLVDGKDCNRIRTCCLNFARDRPDLMSYFSAKDIKTVAGSGCPCIDRKVVNSGKRLRAQMGIDEGNVCSSCTLRGNCDRAYVKAREDDGGHTVDVMRVVLAYGLDHITASEDDNRIMNKRLEEAIRSLIKDMVKYSKKEVDYDSSKQVSSVQRSRRLQQEHQSSIPTTQGDWNCPRCMFLNLAGNVNCMRCNGPFLERLQRSRNKQDPVQVQLKKGDWLCMRCSLLNYAKNSRCLQCQTNPPKRQTNPGEWVCDSCNYINFKRNIVCLKCDHKRPKALNISSYEAYYNYNNETGGGWIDHEMNREQDEI; encoded by the exons ATGCTTAAACAAttaaccaaaaccctaaaatcgtTACCCAAAAACCCCAAATCAATTTCTCACATTCACACACACAACAAACCCCAAATCTCAAACCCAGCAATAGATTTCATTTTGGATGAATGCGAAAACATACAATCATCAAACCCcaatattaacaattattatcCAACTCGATATCCACCGAAAACTGAACACCCGGTTGAAAACGGGTCTTCGGATGCTCAGGTTTCGCATCGTTGGCCAGAGTGGGTTCTGTTGATGAACAAATTGATGAAATTTGGGTACTTTGATGGTGTGGCGAATCCGTTTCGAAACAATGGGTTGGTTGATGGGAAAGATTGTAACCGAATTCGGACTTGTTGTCTTAACTTTGCCCGTGATCGGCCTGATCTTATGAG TTACTTCTCTGCTAAAGACATAAAGACAGTTGCAGGATCTGGCTGTCCCTGTATAGATAGGAAAGTTGTGAACTCTGGGAAACGGCTAAGGGCACAGATGGGCATTGATGAAGGAAAT GTCTGTAGCTCCTGCACTTTGAGGGGAAACTGTGATAGAGCGTATGTAAAGGCACGTGAAGATGACGGTGGCCATACTGTTGATGTCATGCGTGTTGTGCTCGCGTATGGTCTTGATCATATCACTGCGTCAGAGGATGACAATCGGATAATGAACAAAAGGCTCGAAGAAGCAATAAGAAGTTTGATTAAAGATATGGTTAAATATAGCAAGAAAGAAGTCGATTATGATTCTTCAAAACAGGTCTCTTCTGTCCAGCGAAGTCGAAGACTACAACAAGAACACCAATCATCCATTCCTACAACCCAAGGCGATTGGAATTGCCCCAG ATGCATGTTTTTGAACCTTGCTGGAAATGTCAATTGCATGCGCTGTAATGGCCCATTccttgaaagacttcaaagatCAAGGAACAAACAGGATCCGGTTCAAGTTCAGTTGAAGAAGGGAGATTGGCTGTGTATGAG ATGCAGCCTTCTAAATTATGCCAAGAATTCAAGGTGTTTACAGTGCCAAACGAATCCACCGAAGAGGCAAACCAATCCTGGGGAATGGGTGTGTGATTC ATGCAACTACATAAACTTTAAAAGAAACATTGTATGCTTGAAATGCGATCATAAACGCCCAAAAGCATTAAATATTTCAAGCTATGAGGCGTACTACAATTACAACAATGAAACAGGTGGTGGTTGGATTGACCATGAAATGAATAGAGAACAAGATGAAATATAA
- the LOC122597972 gene encoding zinc finger protein VAR3, chloroplastic-like isoform X2: MLKQLTKTLKSLPKNPKSISHIHTHNKPQISNPAIDFILDECENIQSSNPNINNYYPTRYPPKTEHPVENGSSDAQVSHRWPEWVLLMNKLMKFGYFDGVANPFRNNGLVDGKDCNRIRTCCLNFARDRPDLMSYFSAKDIKTVAGSGCPCIDRKVVNSGKRLRAQMGIDEGNVCSSCTLRGNCDRAYVKAREDDGGHTVDVMRVVLAYGLDHITASEDDNRIMNKRLEEAIRSLIKDMVKYSKKEVDYDSSKQVSSVQRSRRLQQEHQSSIPTTQGDWNCPRCMFLNLAGNVNCMRCNGPFLERLQRSRNKQDPVQVQLKKGDWLCMRCSLLNYAKNSRCLQCQTNPPKRQTNPGEWMQLHKL; the protein is encoded by the exons ATGCTTAAACAAttaaccaaaaccctaaaatcgtTACCCAAAAACCCCAAATCAATTTCTCACATTCACACACACAACAAACCCCAAATCTCAAACCCAGCAATAGATTTCATTTTGGATGAATGCGAAAACATACAATCATCAAACCCcaatattaacaattattatcCAACTCGATATCCACCGAAAACTGAACACCCGGTTGAAAACGGGTCTTCGGATGCTCAGGTTTCGCATCGTTGGCCAGAGTGGGTTCTGTTGATGAACAAATTGATGAAATTTGGGTACTTTGATGGTGTGGCGAATCCGTTTCGAAACAATGGGTTGGTTGATGGGAAAGATTGTAACCGAATTCGGACTTGTTGTCTTAACTTTGCCCGTGATCGGCCTGATCTTATGAG TTACTTCTCTGCTAAAGACATAAAGACAGTTGCAGGATCTGGCTGTCCCTGTATAGATAGGAAAGTTGTGAACTCTGGGAAACGGCTAAGGGCACAGATGGGCATTGATGAAGGAAAT GTCTGTAGCTCCTGCACTTTGAGGGGAAACTGTGATAGAGCGTATGTAAAGGCACGTGAAGATGACGGTGGCCATACTGTTGATGTCATGCGTGTTGTGCTCGCGTATGGTCTTGATCATATCACTGCGTCAGAGGATGACAATCGGATAATGAACAAAAGGCTCGAAGAAGCAATAAGAAGTTTGATTAAAGATATGGTTAAATATAGCAAGAAAGAAGTCGATTATGATTCTTCAAAACAGGTCTCTTCTGTCCAGCGAAGTCGAAGACTACAACAAGAACACCAATCATCCATTCCTACAACCCAAGGCGATTGGAATTGCCCCAG ATGCATGTTTTTGAACCTTGCTGGAAATGTCAATTGCATGCGCTGTAATGGCCCATTccttgaaagacttcaaagatCAAGGAACAAACAGGATCCGGTTCAAGTTCAGTTGAAGAAGGGAGATTGGCTGTGTATGAG ATGCAGCCTTCTAAATTATGCCAAGAATTCAAGGTGTTTACAGTGCCAAACGAATCCACCGAAGAGGCAAACCAATCCTGGGGAATGG ATGCAACTACATAAACTTTAA